A segment of the Natrinema salaciae genome:
CATGTGGACGACCATGCCGTCGCCGAAGAACGTCGGCGTGCGGTGCTTGGTCCGGTCGAAAATCTGGTCGGGGACGACCAGCGTCCGCGGCGGCAGTTCCTCGCGCAGGCTGCCGACCGCGTTCGTGGCGATGACCCGGTCGACGCCGACCGACTTGAGCGCGTAGATGTTCGCCCGGTAGGCCGCGTCGGTCGGCGGATGCTGGTGGTCCGAACCGTGGCGCGGGAGGAACGCGACCTCTCGCCCGGCGAGTTCGCCGAGCGTGACCGCCTCGCTCGGCTCGCCGTAGGGCGTCGAAAGCTCCTCTTTGCGGGTGTTCTCGAGTGGCAGTGCTTCGTAAATACCGCTCCCGCCGATAACGCCGATCGTCATGCGAATCCCTCGGCGTACCAGTACCGTAAACGGACTGGTTCCCGTCTTCGGCTCCGGCGCGGAACCGCCCCCGTGAGCTATCACCGACGGTGGTTGTCGATACCACGCCTCACGAGAACCCAAGTAGAGCCGTCGTCACTGTTCGGCCATGGCAGTCGACGAGGAGCAGCAGGGCGGCCTCACTGAAGGGCCGCTCGTGCGGCCGATGGTTCGGCTGGCGTGGCCGCTCGTGGTCATCCAGCTGTTGCAGGTGGCGTACAACGTCGGCGACACCTTCTGGCTCGGCGCACTCTCGCCCGACGCGGTGGGTGCGGTGAGCCTCGCGTTTCCGCTCCTGTTCCTCCTGATCGCGATCGGCGGCGGCTTCACGGCGGCCGGCGCGATCCTGATCGCCCAACACACCGGCGCGGAGAGCGGCGACGCGGGCCTGATCGCCGGGCAGACGCTGTCGTTCGTCTCGCTGGTCGCGATCGGACTGAGCGCGCTTGGCTTCGTCGCGACCGAGCCGATGCTCGCCGCGCTCCCCGCCGACGCCGAGACGGAAGCCGCGATCCTTCCGCTGGCCGCCGAGTACCTGCGGGTGTTCTTCCTCGGACTCCCCTTCCTCTTCGGCTTCTTCGTCTTCGTCGCGCTCATGCGCGGCTACGGTAGCACGCGTGCGCCGATGCGAGTAATGCTCGTCAGCGTCGTCATCAACCTCGCGATCGACCCGTTGCTCATCTTCGGCGTCGGCCCGCTGCCGCGACTCGAGGTGCAGGGAGCCGCCGTCGCGACGCTCGTCTCGCGAGGAATCGCGACGGCGATCGGCTTCTACCTGCTGTACTACACCGACGTGGGGCCCGACATCCGGGCCGCCCACCTCCGGCCGCGACGGGAGTACGTCGCGAAGATCACGCGATTGGGAGTCCCGACGGCGCTCGAGCAGTCGATGACGGCGCTGGCCCTGGTCGCGATGACGGCGATGGTCGTGACCTTCCCGCCGGCGGTCGTCGCGGCCTACGGGCTGGGGAACCGGTTGATTTCGCTCGCCTTCCTGCCGGCGATGGGGCTGGGGCAGGCCACGGATACGATCGTCGGTCAGAATCTGGGTGCGGGCGAGCCCGATCGGGCGGCGAGGGCGGTCCGGATCGCCGCGGGGGTCATCGCGGGCGTCATGCTCGTGGCCGGCCTCCTCGCCGTCCTCTTCCCGGAGCCGATCGTCTCGGTGTTCGTCACCGCCGACGCGGCGGGCAAAGCGGCGACGATCGACTACGGCGTGACGTACCTCCGGTACGCCGCGGTCGGCTTCGCCTTCATGGGCGTGCTCCAGGTCGTTCAGGGGGCGTTCCGTGGGGCTGGAAACACGAAGACGGCGCTCGCGTTCGCGGTGCTCGGGCTCTGGATCGTGCGGGTCCCGGTCACGTACTACCTGCTCTTCGTCGCCGAGTGGGGGCCGACCGGTATCTGGACGGGCGTCGTGGTCGGTGACGTCGTCGGCGCGATCGCCGCCGTCGCGTGGTTCACGCGGGGTACGTGGAAGCGCTCGATCGTCGAAACCGACGACGGCGAGCGGCCGACGGACGGACCGGTCGGGACGGCCGGGGCGGCCGACACGGAGTCGACCGCGGAGTGACGGTTGGTCGGGACGCCGCACAAATTCTCGAAAACGGGGCCGTGGGCGGCCGAATCAGCAGTTTCGTTCGATCGCCGCGCGGAGCGTCCGCTCGAGATCGGCCTCGTCGCCGTCCCTGAGCGAGAGCCGATCGTATCGTTCGTCGGCGTCGAACTGTTCCGCCAGCAGGCCACCGCGACGGTCCACCTCGAGCACCAGGTCGAAGCCATCGTCCTCGGGCAGCGTGACGATCTCGAGTTCGTCGAGTTCGCCGGCGAAGGGGCCGGATCGGGGGACGAACTCGAACTCCTGAACGAAGCGGTGATTCGAGAACAGCGACTCCGTCGCTTCGCACTCCGCCGTTCGGAGCCTGAACCCGAGCGAATCGACGGCGTCGAACAGCGCCCGGCGCAGCGGATCGGGTTCGATCTCGAGTTCGTCGCGGTCGTCGGGATCGATCGCCCAGTCGATGTCGAGGCCAGTATCGAGCCAGACGCTCGTGCGCCCCATCGTGACGGGCGTGTGGTACGGAACGTCGATCGATACGGTGTGGGATCGCTCCTCGCCAGGCTCGATCGTAAACGAGTCAGCGATGCGGAACGTGTCGATCTTCGCCGTTCGTCGACTCTCGTCGGTCTCGTAGCTCGTCGCGAGCGCGAAGTAGATACTGTCGACCTCCTGCGCGTCGTTGCCGCCGGTAACGTCGACGCGCGCATCGACGGATTCGCCCGCCGTGAGCGTCGTCGGCAGGACCGTATCGACCGTTGCGGCACCGATACCGAGGCTCGAAAGGACACCGTTCATACGACGAGTACTGTCACAGTCACCGCTTAAATAATTATATTATTGACACCCGCGGCGGCGACCGAGCGGCGTGTGACCCGGCACGATCGCATCGAGCGGCGTCCGTCGCCCGTCGACCGATCGGCTGCAGTTACTCGACGAGCGCCCACTCGTCGTCGCCGACCGACTCGAGGAGTTCGCGTCGTTCCATCTCGCGCAGGACCTCCGACAGCCGGTCGGGCTGGGCGATCTCCATCTCGATCCGTTCGATGCCGTGGTAGTCGGTGAGGTAGTGGCGGATCGCCTCGTTCGTGAACGTCTCCTGGTCGGCTTTCTCCATCGCACTGGAGATCAGATCGATCATGTCCTCGATGAAGTTCCACGGGTAGACGATCCAGGACCACGCCTCGAGTCGTTCCCCGACGTAGTCGGGCTGGAACTCGCTGGTGCCGAGCAACTGGAGCGTCGCGGTGCGGACCTCGCCGGCATCGCGGTCGTCGACGTACTCGTAGGCGCGCTCGATCGAGCCGCCGGTGTCGGCGATGTCGTCGATGATGAGCACGTCCTTGTCCGCGACGCTGCCTTCGGGCATCGGATAGCGGACGGTCGGCTCACCGGACTTCTGGGCGGTGCCGACGTAGTGTTCCATCTTCAGGCTCGTCAGGTCGTCCAGCCCGAGGAAGTCACAGAGACACCGGCCGGCGAACCAGCCGCCGCGCGCCAGAGCGACGACGACGTCCGGTTCGAACTCGTCGTCGCGGATGTCGTCTGCCACGTCCCCACACAGGCCGTAAATGTACTCCCAGTTGGTAATCGTACAGTCGAAATCGTCCGGTAAGTCGGACATCTGATGGCCACCTACCCGGTGTCTCGAGCGCAGCCCCCTTAAGTTGGCTGAAACGAGCCGCACCCTCGAGCGATCGCCGCGGGCTGGAACGGAACCGCCGTGGATTTATAACCTAGTGATACAACCTAGTTATCCATGGCACAGACACAGATTCAGGCCGCCCGCGAAGGGACGGTGACGCCCGAGATGGAACGCGTGGCCGAGCGAGAGAACCGCGATCCGGCGTTCGTGCGCGAGCAGGTCGCCACGGGGCAGGCCGTGATCCCGACGAACCGACACCACGACGCGCTCGACCCGATGGTGATCGGCCGGGAGTTCGCGACGAAGGTCAACGCCAACATCGGCAACAGCGAGACGACCAGCGACCTCGAGACCGAACTGGAGAAGCTCCACACCGCGGTCCACTACGGCGCGGACACGGTGATGGATCTCGGCACCGGCAGCGACTTAGACGAGATCCGGGAAACCCACATCGAGCACTCGCCGGTACCACTCGGCACGGTCCCGCTGTACGAGGCGGTCACGCAGGCGGGCAGCCCCGAGGACGTCACGACGGACCTGTTGCTCGAGATCATCGAGAAGCAGGCGAAACAGGGCGTCGACTACATGACGATCCACGCGGGGATTCTCGCCGAACACCTGCCGTTGACCGACGGCCGGAAGACCGGGATCGTCTCGCGGGGTGGCTCGATCATGGCCAAGTGGATGGAGGAGAACGGCGAGCAGAATCCGCTCTATCAGGTGTTCCCGGAGATCTGCGAGATCTTCGCCGAGCACGACGTCACGTTCAGCCTCGGGGACAGCCTGCGACCCGGCTGTCTGGCCGACGCCTGCGACGAGGCCCAGTACGCCGAGCTCGACACGTTGGGCGAACTCACGCGGGTCGGCTGGGACCGCGGCGTGCAGGTGATGGTCGAGGGGCCGGGCCACGTCCCCATGCACAAGGTCGCGGAGAACGTCGAGCGCCAGCAGGCGGTCTGCGATGGCGCGCCCTTCTACGTGCTCGGCCCGCTCGTGACCGATATCGCGCCGGGCTACGACCACATCACGAGCGCCATCGGTGCCGCGATGGCCGCCGAAGCCGGTGCCGCGATGTTGTGTTACGTCACGCCGAAGGAACACCTGGGCCTCCCCGAGGAGGACGACGTCCGCGACGGCCTCGCCGCCTACCGGATCGCGGCTCACGCCGGCGACGTGGCGACCGAACGACCCGGGGCACGCGACTGGGACGACGCGCTCTCGGAAGCCCGCTACGAGTTCGACTGGCGCGAACAGTTCCGACTCGCGCTCGACCCGGACCGCGCCCGCTCGTACCACGACCAGACGCTTCCCGGTGACAACTACAAGGAGGCCCGCTTCTGCTCGATGTGCGGCGCGGAGTTCTGTTCGATGCGGATCGACCAGGACGCCAGGGACGGTGGCGAGATGGAGCGGATCGAGGGCGAGGAGCGGACCGATCTCGAGTCCTCGCCCGCCGCGGAGGTCAACCGCCCGCCGGTCGGGACCCACGCGTCCGGCGACCTCCCGCCCGTGGCGGACCACGCCGAGTCGCTCGAGGAAGCCGACGACGATTGACTCGACGCGCGACGGCCTTCGCATATCAGCGGTCGATACAGTCACGGAGAATCGACCTCGTCTTTATCTGATAGACCGTGGTCGGTCCGGTATCGATGACTCCCCGACGGCGGACCGTACTGGCAGCGGTATCGACGGCGACAGCGTCGGCAGCGGCCGGCTGTGCCGATCTGCTCGCCGATACGACGGACGACGAATCCGACTCGCAGACCGCCGACGACGCGGCGACGGCGTTCGTCGACGATCTCGCGAACGAGCGGTTCGAACGGGCCAGCGAGCGATTCGCCTCGGATAACCGGGACCGGTACGGCGACCCCGGCCGACTCGAGCGCCTCTGGATGGGATATCAGTCGGTCGGCGGCTCGTTCGAGGAGACCGTCGACACGAGCGTGACCGAGGGCGACAGTCGCAAGGCGATCGACCTGACGCTCTCGTTCGCCCGCGGCGAACACGCCTGCCGCATCGTCGTCGACGACGAGTCGCGCCTCCTCGACTGCGGCATCGCGGACAGCTACGAACGACCGTCGTACGTCGACTCGAGCGCGATCGCCACCGAGGACGTCACGCTCGCGGTCGACGGCGACGGCTGTTCGCTCCCCGGGGTCGTCACGACGCCAGCGGACGGTGGCGGCGACGCTCCCGGCGTCGTCCTGGTCCACGACTCCGGCCCGGTGACCGCGAACACCGCTCGCGGCGGAACGCAGTTCTTTACGGATCTCGCCGAGGGGCTCACCACGCAGGGAATCGCGACCCTCCGGTACGACAAGCGCGTTCCCGCGTGCGATGTCGAGCCGGCCGACTACACCCTCGATCGCGTCACCGTCGACGACGCGCTGAGCGCGATCGAGCGACTCCGGGGGACCGACGGCGTCGACGCGGACCGGATCGTC
Coding sequences within it:
- a CDS encoding MATE family efflux transporter, which produces MAVDEEQQGGLTEGPLVRPMVRLAWPLVVIQLLQVAYNVGDTFWLGALSPDAVGAVSLAFPLLFLLIAIGGGFTAAGAILIAQHTGAESGDAGLIAGQTLSFVSLVAIGLSALGFVATEPMLAALPADAETEAAILPLAAEYLRVFFLGLPFLFGFFVFVALMRGYGSTRAPMRVMLVSVVINLAIDPLLIFGVGPLPRLEVQGAAVATLVSRGIATAIGFYLLYYTDVGPDIRAAHLRPRREYVAKITRLGVPTALEQSMTALALVAMTAMVVTFPPAVVAAYGLGNRLISLAFLPAMGLGQATDTIVGQNLGAGEPDRAARAVRIAAGVIAGVMLVAGLLAVLFPEPIVSVFVTADAAGKAATIDYGVTYLRYAAVGFAFMGVLQVVQGAFRGAGNTKTALAFAVLGLWIVRVPVTYYLLFVAEWGPTGIWTGVVVGDVVGAIAAVAWFTRGTWKRSIVETDDGERPTDGPVGTAGAADTESTAE
- a CDS encoding sporulation protein; amino-acid sequence: MNGVLSSLGIGAATVDTVLPTTLTAGESVDARVDVTGGNDAQEVDSIYFALATSYETDESRRTAKIDTFRIADSFTIEPGEERSHTVSIDVPYHTPVTMGRTSVWLDTGLDIDWAIDPDDRDELEIEPDPLRRALFDAVDSLGFRLRTAECEATESLFSNHRFVQEFEFVPRSGPFAGELDELEIVTLPEDDGFDLVLEVDRRGGLLAEQFDADERYDRLSLRDGDEADLERTLRAAIERNC
- a CDS encoding phosphoribosyltransferase; protein product: MSDLPDDFDCTITNWEYIYGLCGDVADDIRDDEFEPDVVVALARGGWFAGRCLCDFLGLDDLTSLKMEHYVGTAQKSGEPTVRYPMPEGSVADKDVLIIDDIADTGGSIERAYEYVDDRDAGEVRTATLQLLGTSEFQPDYVGERLEAWSWIVYPWNFIEDMIDLISSAMEKADQETFTNEAIRHYLTDYHGIERIEMEIAQPDRLSEVLREMERRELLESVGDDEWALVE
- the thiC gene encoding phosphomethylpyrimidine synthase ThiC, translated to MAQTQIQAAREGTVTPEMERVAERENRDPAFVREQVATGQAVIPTNRHHDALDPMVIGREFATKVNANIGNSETTSDLETELEKLHTAVHYGADTVMDLGTGSDLDEIRETHIEHSPVPLGTVPLYEAVTQAGSPEDVTTDLLLEIIEKQAKQGVDYMTIHAGILAEHLPLTDGRKTGIVSRGGSIMAKWMEENGEQNPLYQVFPEICEIFAEHDVTFSLGDSLRPGCLADACDEAQYAELDTLGELTRVGWDRGVQVMVEGPGHVPMHKVAENVERQQAVCDGAPFYVLGPLVTDIAPGYDHITSAIGAAMAAEAGAAMLCYVTPKEHLGLPEEDDVRDGLAAYRIAAHAGDVATERPGARDWDDALSEARYEFDWREQFRLALDPDRARSYHDQTLPGDNYKEARFCSMCGAEFCSMRIDQDARDGGEMERIEGEERTDLESSPAAEVNRPPVGTHASGDLPPVADHAESLEEADDD
- a CDS encoding alpha/beta hydrolase family protein, with the protein product MTPRRRTVLAAVSTATASAAAGCADLLADTTDDESDSQTADDAATAFVDDLANERFERASERFASDNRDRYGDPGRLERLWMGYQSVGGSFEETVDTSVTEGDSRKAIDLTLSFARGEHACRIVVDDESRLLDCGIADSYERPSYVDSSAIATEDVTLAVDGDGCSLPGVVTTPADGGGDAPGVVLVHDSGPVTANTARGGTQFFTDLAEGLTTQGIATLRYDKRVPACDVEPADYTLDRVTVDDALSAIERLRGTDGVDADRIVVVGHGLGGRAAPRIAARDGGVAGVVGLAAPARPYHELTLEQLEHKVSVGDHEWSDLANVYDRWSDQIESVRAEEYSADDVLLNKPGAFWESLAAYDHVGTAAETDVPLRFLQGTRDFQVDVTDDLERWRSELEGASNATFETYDGLNHLFMPVDGESVEFEYAVRNNVTERVVTELANWIDGL